A genome region from Pristis pectinata isolate sPriPec2 chromosome 4, sPriPec2.1.pri, whole genome shotgun sequence includes the following:
- the setd4 gene encoding SET domain-containing protein 4 isoform X2, protein MANRKGRAHRRRTRRVRRQCEEDAGVNISHESVYVQLRKWLKRKGFTDFHLVPASFPGTGRGLMTTKALQPGELVIALPEECLLTTRTVLGSYLGEYIERWKPRLSPLQALCTFLIAERHFGSRSPWKPYIDVLPKSYTCPVYFAEGSIRLLPGPLIKRFREQKKVVQELYLTSKCFFNSLQPLFSESVENIFTFDALCWAWCSVNTRTIYMKHEQSKFFSREPDVYALAPYLDLLNHTPAAQVSAAFNQRSKCYEIRTLTKCRRYEQVFICYGPHDNQRLLLEYGFVAGSNPHSVVYVDKDILCNHLSPKDKLLNGKLLFLQDQGLLENLTFGCDGPSWRLLTALKVFCLRAEQYSLRKNISLGMYVSDENERSSLELAERLCLHLMNENQKVMQQSYFLLFITTFLIPFHPAVSPLL, encoded by the exons TCAACATCAGTCACGAGTCGGTGTACGTGCAGCTGAGAAAATGGTTGAAAAGAAAGGGCTTCACAGACTTCCACTTGGTACCAGCAAGCTTTCCAG GCACTGGCAGAGGACTGATGACCACCAAAGCTCTTCAG CCTGGAGAActtgttattgctttacctgaGGAATGTCTGCTCACCACCAGAACGGTCCTCGGGAGTTATCTGGGTGAATACATTGAGAG ATGGAAACCACGTTTGTCTCCTCTCCAAGCCCTGTGTACGTTCCTCATCGCCGAGAGACATTTTGGGAGCCGGTCTCCCTGGAAACCTTACATCGATGTCTTACCAAAGTCGTACACCTGCCCAGTTTATTTTGCAGAGGGTTCAATAAGACTGCTTCCTGGACCTCTGATTAAAAGGTTTCGGGAGCAAAAAAAAGTGGTCCAAGAACTCTACCTTACTTCCAAATGCTTCTTCAATTCTTTGCAGCCCTTGTTTTCTGAAAGCGTAGAGAATATTTTTACGTTCGACGCCCTATGTTGGGCCTGGTGCAGCGTCAATACCAGGACAATTTATATGAAGCACGAGCAGAGCAAGTTCTTTTCCAGAGAGCCCGATGTCTATGCTTTGGCACCATACTTAGACCTGCTGAACCACACACCTGCTGCTCAG GTATCAGCTGCCTTCAACCAGCGAAGTAAATGTTACGAGATCAGAACGTTAACAAAATGCAGGAGATACGAGCAGGTTTTTATCTGCTACGGTCCGCATGACAACCAGCGGCTCCTCTTGGAGTACGGATTTGTGGCCGGCAGTAACCCACACAGTGTGGTTTATGTTGACAAAG ATATTCTTTGCAATCACCTTTCCCCAAAGGACAAACTGCTGAATGGAAAGCTGTTATTCCTGCAGGACCAAGGTCTCTTGGA AAACTTGACTTTTGGATGTGATGGACCTTCTTGGCGGCTTCTGACTGCTCTTAAAGTGTTTTGTCTCAGGGCAGAACAATA TTCACTGAGAAAGAACATTTCGCTTGGAATGTATGTATCTGATGAAAATGAGAGGAGCAGTTTAGAGCTCGCAGAAagactctgtctccaccttaTGAACGAAAACCAGAAGGTGATGCAACAA AGCtattttttgttattcattaCTACCTTTCTGATCCCTTTTCACCCTGCTGTTTCTCCTCTTTTGTGA
- the setd4 gene encoding SET domain-containing protein 4 isoform X1, producing MANRKGRAHRRRTRRVRRQCEEDAGVNISHESVYVQLRKWLKRKGFTDFHLVPASFPGTGRGLMTTKALQPGELVIALPEECLLTTRTVLGSYLGEYIERWKPRLSPLQALCTFLIAERHFGSRSPWKPYIDVLPKSYTCPVYFAEGSIRLLPGPLIKRFREQKKVVQELYLTSKCFFNSLQPLFSESVENIFTFDALCWAWCSVNTRTIYMKHEQSKFFSREPDVYALAPYLDLLNHTPAAQVSAAFNQRSKCYEIRTLTKCRRYEQVFICYGPHDNQRLLLEYGFVAGSNPHSVVYVDKDILCNHLSPKDKLLNGKLLFLQDQGLLENLTFGCDGPSWRLLTALKVFCLRAEQYSLRKNISLGMYVSDENERSSLELAERLCLHLMNENQKVMQQFSKQSYDRAEISEQLELVAALRREELGILQASVGVLQNMKAATPS from the exons TCAACATCAGTCACGAGTCGGTGTACGTGCAGCTGAGAAAATGGTTGAAAAGAAAGGGCTTCACAGACTTCCACTTGGTACCAGCAAGCTTTCCAG GCACTGGCAGAGGACTGATGACCACCAAAGCTCTTCAG CCTGGAGAActtgttattgctttacctgaGGAATGTCTGCTCACCACCAGAACGGTCCTCGGGAGTTATCTGGGTGAATACATTGAGAG ATGGAAACCACGTTTGTCTCCTCTCCAAGCCCTGTGTACGTTCCTCATCGCCGAGAGACATTTTGGGAGCCGGTCTCCCTGGAAACCTTACATCGATGTCTTACCAAAGTCGTACACCTGCCCAGTTTATTTTGCAGAGGGTTCAATAAGACTGCTTCCTGGACCTCTGATTAAAAGGTTTCGGGAGCAAAAAAAAGTGGTCCAAGAACTCTACCTTACTTCCAAATGCTTCTTCAATTCTTTGCAGCCCTTGTTTTCTGAAAGCGTAGAGAATATTTTTACGTTCGACGCCCTATGTTGGGCCTGGTGCAGCGTCAATACCAGGACAATTTATATGAAGCACGAGCAGAGCAAGTTCTTTTCCAGAGAGCCCGATGTCTATGCTTTGGCACCATACTTAGACCTGCTGAACCACACACCTGCTGCTCAG GTATCAGCTGCCTTCAACCAGCGAAGTAAATGTTACGAGATCAGAACGTTAACAAAATGCAGGAGATACGAGCAGGTTTTTATCTGCTACGGTCCGCATGACAACCAGCGGCTCCTCTTGGAGTACGGATTTGTGGCCGGCAGTAACCCACACAGTGTGGTTTATGTTGACAAAG ATATTCTTTGCAATCACCTTTCCCCAAAGGACAAACTGCTGAATGGAAAGCTGTTATTCCTGCAGGACCAAGGTCTCTTGGA AAACTTGACTTTTGGATGTGATGGACCTTCTTGGCGGCTTCTGACTGCTCTTAAAGTGTTTTGTCTCAGGGCAGAACAATA TTCACTGAGAAAGAACATTTCGCTTGGAATGTATGTATCTGATGAAAATGAGAGGAGCAGTTTAGAGCTCGCAGAAagactctgtctccaccttaTGAACGAAAACCAGAAGGTGATGCAACAA TTTTCCAAACAATCATATGATAGAGCTGAGATCTCAGAGCAGCTGGAGTTGGTGGCAGCCCTGCGGAGAGAGGAACTTGGGATACTCCAAGCGTCGGTGGGAGTTCTACAAAATATGAAGGCTGCTACTCCCAGCTAA